One Triticum dicoccoides isolate Atlit2015 ecotype Zavitan chromosome 5B, WEW_v2.0, whole genome shotgun sequence genomic window carries:
- the LOC119311955 gene encoding 30S ribosomal protein S9, chloroplastic-like — MALSVSSLASAFSHLSLPSTSAPHPLPLLRLHPTTRRAARLVLFASGADAAEPVLEAEAPAADDGPEEVLAVEAEEDALSGLALRKYVKQRLPGGFAAQRITATGRRKMASARVVLQEGTGKVFINFRDAKEYLQANPMWVEYCKIPLVTLGFENNYDVFVKVQGGGLSGQAQAICLGVARALLKISPANRVPLRSEGLLTRDTRVVERKKAGLRKARKRPQFSKR, encoded by the exons ATGGCGCTCTCCGTCTCCTCCCTCGCCTCGGCCTTCTCCCACCTCTCCCTCCCCTCCACCTCCGCTCCCCACCCGCTCCCTCTCCTCCGCCTCCACCCCACCACCCGCCGCGCCGCTCGCCTCGTCCTCTTCGCCTCCGGGGCCGACGCCGCCGAGCCGGTCCTCGAGGCGGAGGCGCCTGCCGCCGACGACGGGCCCGAGGAGGTGCTCGCGGTCGAGGCGGAGGAGGACGCGCTCTCCGGGCTGGCGCTGCGCAAGTACGTGAAGCAGCGGCTGCCCGGGGGATTCGCCGCGCAGCGGATCACCGCCACGGGCCGCCGGAAGATGGCGTCCGCCCGCGTCGTCCTCCAGGAGGGCACCGGGAAGGTCTTCATCAACTTCCGCGACGCCAAG GAGTATTTGCAAGCGAATCCGATGTGGGTGGAGTATTGCAAGATCCCCCTGGTGACTCTAGGGTTTGAGAACAACTACGACGTCTTTGTGAAAGTTCAGGGAGGCGGCCTCTCAGGCCAGGCCCAGGCGATCTGCCTCGGCGTGGCGCGTGCCCTGCTGAAGATCAGCCCTGCCAACAGAGTCCCTCTGAGGTCAGAAGGCTTGCTGACGAGAGACACTCGCGTCGTCGAAAGGAAGAAGGCGGGTCTCAGGAAGGCGCGCAAGCGTCCCCAGTTCTCCAAGCGTTAA